In Dyadobacter subterraneus, a single genomic region encodes these proteins:
- a CDS encoding EVE domain-containing protein, translating into MADKPRYWITVASRDHILRGVKGGFMQAGHGKLAPLKRIKPDDWVIFYSPKETMDGDQKCQSFTAIGQALDEEIYQFKMSEDFAPYRRNVNFLKSHQVSILPLIESLDFIKNKKSWGFPFRTGFFEIEEDDFKKISKEMLKK; encoded by the coding sequence ATGGCAGATAAACCCAGATACTGGATCACGGTCGCGTCCAGAGACCATATCTTGCGTGGTGTAAAAGGCGGTTTCATGCAGGCTGGACATGGAAAACTTGCTCCGTTAAAACGCATAAAACCAGACGACTGGGTAATATTTTATTCCCCAAAAGAAACCATGGATGGCGATCAGAAATGTCAGTCCTTTACGGCGATCGGACAGGCACTGGATGAAGAAATTTATCAGTTTAAAATGTCTGAGGATTTTGCTCCTTACCGGCGCAATGTGAATTTTCTAAAATCTCATCAAGTTTCGATCTTACCGCTTATTGAAAGTCTGGATTTTATTAAAAATAAAAAATCCTGGGGTTTCCCCTTTCGTACTGGATTTTTTGAAATTGAAGAAGATGATTTCAAAAAAATCAGCAAAGAAATGTTGAAAAAATAA
- a CDS encoding GyrI-like domain-containing protein, translating to MTTEPKIEFFEAEPYVAIRQKVGMVEIPTVLPPLISEVFIWMGQNKVEGNGAPFFRYLSMDEQGNMTVDVGIPTKIKAEGSGKIISRIFPEGDYAALTYTGDYKNLRQAHTTLDEWKKDNGYKDRGIVDSGELVGCRVEFYVSDPEAEPDPEKWVTEICILVEKA from the coding sequence ATGACAACTGAACCAAAAATCGAATTTTTTGAAGCTGAACCTTATGTGGCGATCAGGCAAAAAGTAGGTATGGTCGAAATCCCGACAGTACTTCCTCCGCTTATTTCAGAGGTTTTTATTTGGATGGGACAGAATAAAGTTGAAGGAAACGGTGCCCCATTTTTCAGATATCTATCCATGGATGAGCAGGGAAATATGACCGTAGATGTGGGTATACCGACAAAAATCAAGGCGGAAGGCAGCGGAAAAATTATTTCCAGAATATTCCCAGAAGGAGATTACGCCGCCCTGACTTATACCGGCGATTATAAAAACCTGCGTCAGGCTCATACTACACTGGATGAATGGAAAAAAGATAATGGTTATAAGGACCGGGGCATCGTAGATAGTGGAGAATTGGTTGGCTGCCGGGTTGAGTTTTATGTTTCGGATCCGGAAGCAGAGCCCGATCCGGAAAAATGGGTTACAGAGATTTGTATTCTCGTTGAAAAAGCTTAG
- a CDS encoding YdcF family protein, whose translation MKIILVLGSPNEPDGTLSEMAKSRLKFCQNLYRSGTYKIVLTGGYGPHFNTTDKPHAYYLQQALISQNVKEEDILALVESRHSVEDATLSKWIITKYQPEEIIIITSDYHFERAKMVFDAVYAPFMDFSFSLASSENVDPETLNLLIQHEKIALQDLIDHGVRF comes from the coding sequence ATGAAAATTATCCTTGTTCTCGGTTCGCCCAACGAGCCTGATGGTACGCTTAGTGAAATGGCAAAAAGCAGGTTAAAATTTTGCCAAAACTTGTATAGATCAGGAACGTATAAAATTGTTTTAACGGGCGGTTATGGTCCACATTTCAATACGACGGACAAGCCACATGCTTACTATTTACAACAAGCTCTAATTTCCCAAAATGTAAAAGAGGAAGATATTCTTGCACTAGTAGAATCCCGTCATTCGGTGGAGGACGCTACACTTTCCAAATGGATTATTACAAAATACCAGCCTGAGGAAATTATCATTATTACGTCGGATTACCATTTTGAAAGAGCAAAAATGGTATTTGACGCCGTTTACGCACCTTTTATGGATTTTTCATTTTCACTGGCTTCCTCTGAAAATGTTGATCCTGAAACTTTAAATTTACTTATTCAACATGAAAAAATCGCTTTACAGGATCTGATCGATCATGGTGTACGCTTTTAG
- a CDS encoding sugar phosphate isomerase/epimerase family protein — protein sequence MKRKYTDLVPQRSTVNFSCVLKNVSFKTVLKISFLVILSVISIKTNAQKAKGTANIYSRDNLIAWCIVPFDSKNRGPVERSEMLNKLGINKLAYDWREKHIPTFDAEIEALKTHHITLQAFWLHSGPEPEKDKNLATILEVLKRNNVRTQLWLMVTGIKDLDTMTQEEKIKAYAKPIAYIAKKAAEIGCTVGLYNHGGWYGEPENQLEIINYFKKPNIGIVYNFHHAEEQLDSFPKFFPKILPYLLAVNLSGLKKGNPVKVVPIGQGDAEKEMIRLVKNSKYSGPIGIINEETAPDAEVGLTMNIDGLKKILKELGDSAALKTYN from the coding sequence ATGAAAAGAAAATATACTGATTTAGTGCCACAAAGAAGCACTGTTAATTTTAGCTGTGTTCTGAAAAATGTATCATTTAAGACCGTGTTGAAAATATCTTTTCTAGTTATATTATCTGTTATTTCAATCAAAACAAACGCGCAAAAAGCAAAAGGAACAGCAAATATTTACAGTCGGGATAATTTGATTGCCTGGTGTATTGTACCTTTTGATTCAAAAAACCGTGGCCCGGTTGAACGTTCGGAAATGCTGAACAAATTGGGAATTAACAAACTCGCATATGATTGGCGGGAAAAACATATTCCCACTTTTGATGCCGAAATTGAGGCATTAAAAACACATCATATTACATTACAGGCATTTTGGCTCCATTCCGGACCTGAGCCTGAAAAAGATAAAAATCTGGCGACGATTCTGGAAGTGCTAAAACGAAATAATGTGAGGACACAGCTTTGGCTGATGGTTACCGGAATCAAAGACCTGGATACTATGACGCAGGAAGAAAAGATAAAAGCTTACGCAAAACCTATTGCTTACATTGCCAAAAAAGCTGCCGAAATTGGTTGTACCGTCGGGCTCTATAATCACGGCGGCTGGTATGGTGAACCGGAAAATCAGCTTGAAATTATTAATTATTTTAAGAAACCAAACATCGGTATTGTTTACAATTTTCATCACGCCGAAGAGCAGCTTGACAGTTTTCCAAAGTTTTTTCCAAAAATACTTCCATATTTACTAGCTGTTAATTTATCAGGATTGAAAAAAGGAAATCCGGTTAAGGTGGTACCGATAGGACAGGGTGATGCGGAAAAAGAAATGATTCGTTTGGTAAAAAACAGTAAATACAGCGGTCCAATCGGGATTATTAATGAAGAAACTGCGCCGGATGCGGAGGTTGGATTAACCATGAATATTGATGGCTTAAAGAAAATCCTGAAAGAGCTGGGCGACTCCGCTGCCTTGAAAACCTATAACTAA
- a CDS encoding alpha/beta hydrolase: MKHKSSNLISLTKKLTYFISASVFFSLIACTDHNTEPIVSVKPKTAKPAWAPEIKDEMWAVIEKLLSYGDKPIPTETPEEARKNHTVKDAVMDLLKENNVTVPAPMVDTMGKEIPVAGGTIHARVYTPKTGTKPFPVIVYFHGGGWVIATIDVYDASAQGLAEKSGAIVISVEYRKGPEFRFPTAHNDAYASYLWAIDNAASMNGDSKKIAVAGESAGGNLAANVSIMARDNGKQMPVHQLLVYPVAGSDMTTPSYVKFADAKPLDKPSVVWFLDHFLNDVPTESKDTRIDLVHANLAGLPSTTIISAEIDPLESEGGILQTKLSDAGVAVTRKLYVGTTHEFFGTAILVPDAKDAQDYAASELKKAFGM, encoded by the coding sequence ATGAAACACAAATCCAGCAACCTGATTAGCCTGACTAAAAAACTGACTTACTTTATTTCGGCGAGTGTCTTTTTCAGTCTGATTGCCTGCACCGACCACAATACCGAACCGATTGTGAGTGTAAAACCAAAAACGGCAAAACCGGCATGGGCTCCGGAAATTAAGGATGAAATGTGGGCGGTAATAGAAAAATTACTAAGCTACGGCGACAAACCTATTCCCACTGAAACGCCAGAGGAGGCTCGTAAAAACCATACGGTAAAAGATGCTGTAATGGATCTTTTGAAAGAAAATAACGTGACAGTACCGGCGCCAATGGTTGATACAATGGGCAAAGAAATCCCGGTTGCGGGAGGTACTATTCATGCCCGGGTATATACTCCGAAAACAGGCACAAAACCATTTCCAGTTATTGTTTATTTTCATGGCGGTGGCTGGGTAATTGCTACCATCGATGTTTATGATGCTTCGGCACAGGGACTTGCGGAAAAATCGGGAGCCATCGTGATTTCTGTTGAATACCGAAAAGGACCGGAATTCAGATTCCCAACGGCCCATAATGATGCTTATGCTTCCTATTTGTGGGCGATTGATAATGCAGCATCTATGAACGGAGATTCGAAAAAAATCGCAGTTGCAGGAGAAAGTGCCGGTGGAAATCTGGCAGCAAACGTAAGTATTATGGCTCGTGACAACGGGAAACAAATGCCTGTGCATCAGCTTTTGGTTTATCCGGTTGCAGGTTCGGATATGACGACGCCTTCCTACGTTAAATTTGCCGACGCCAAACCGCTTGACAAACCTTCAGTTGTCTGGTTTTTGGATCATTTCCTTAATGACGTTCCTACGGAATCTAAGGATACACGAATTGATCTGGTACACGCAAATCTGGCCGGACTTCCTTCAACGACGATTATTTCAGCTGAAATTGATCCTTTGGAATCTGAGGGCGGGATTTTGCAAACCAAACTTTCGGATGCAGGCGTTGCAGTGACGCGTAAATTGTATGTGGGCACAACGCACGAATTTTTCGGAACGGCAATATTGGTTCCGGATGCTAAAGATGCGCAGGATTATGCCGCATCGGAATTAAAGAAGGCTTTTGGGATGTAA
- a CDS encoding phytanoyl-CoA dioxygenase family protein, with product MPTANLPWIESPFFEEILKTKKLTDQQLKYVLDYQKNGFVVIPGLLPHSLIDKTKEDAENKGFNPDFPIKTQRDERRIQDLWMVSEASKELACYPALLEILEIFYGREPIPFQTLNFKFGSQQRAHSDTIHFSSLPSKFMCGVWVALEDITEENGPVFYYPGSQKLLEYDFSYIRTDAQTPSYKDYIQYEDFIEKIVDAHQFEKKKFLAKKGDLLIWSSNIIHGGSPVTKQGSTRWSQVTHYFFKDCYYYTPMLSNMVTKQLYLRDELVNMRTGEKVKQSYNGENINALKVGKNMFSLLSQKIRLGSLAMRILKNKAYLGDKD from the coding sequence ATGCCTACTGCTAATTTACCCTGGATCGAATCGCCTTTTTTTGAAGAGATTTTAAAAACTAAGAAACTAACTGACCAGCAGCTCAAATATGTGCTGGATTATCAAAAAAATGGTTTCGTTGTAATTCCCGGACTTTTGCCGCATTCACTGATCGACAAAACGAAGGAGGATGCTGAAAACAAAGGATTTAATCCTGATTTTCCCATTAAAACCCAACGCGATGAACGAAGAATCCAGGACTTATGGATGGTTTCCGAAGCTTCAAAAGAACTGGCCTGCTATCCTGCCCTGCTCGAAATTCTCGAAATTTTTTACGGCCGAGAACCGATTCCGTTTCAAACACTCAATTTCAAATTCGGTTCGCAGCAGAGAGCACATTCGGATACAATCCATTTCAGTTCGCTGCCTTCCAAATTTATGTGCGGCGTATGGGTGGCACTGGAAGATATTACCGAAGAAAACGGACCCGTTTTTTACTATCCAGGCTCACAAAAACTTTTGGAATACGACTTTTCATACATCCGGACCGACGCACAAACACCGTCATACAAAGACTACATTCAGTATGAAGATTTTATAGAAAAAATTGTAGACGCGCACCAGTTTGAAAAGAAGAAATTCCTTGCAAAAAAAGGTGATTTGCTGATTTGGTCTTCCAATATTATTCATGGCGGTTCACCAGTTACCAAACAAGGTTCAACACGCTGGTCGCAAGTGACGCATTACTTCTTCAAAGACTGTTATTACTACACTCCGATGCTTTCCAATATGGTTACTAAACAACTGTATCTGAGGGATGAACTCGTAAATATGAGGACAGGAGAAAAAGTAAAACAAAGTTATAATGGCGAAAATATCAATGCATTGAAAGTTGGTAAAAATATGTTTTCGTTATTAAGTCAAAAAATAAGATTAGGCTCTCTGGCGATGCGAATATTGAAAAATAAAGCATATTTGGGCGACAAGGATTAA
- a CDS encoding 2'-5' RNA ligase family protein, with product MENLYFLAITPPEEISKEIIEIQEDIAARFDSRASLKVMPHITLKAPFKFPMAAHIIVLEWFENLQINQSAFNLELKDYGAFHNKNKPVIFIKPEKNASLATLQKQILSEFENAFPGVAIMDLELDFHPHLTIAYRDLKVNLFQEAWREFQAREFLKIFEVNDFHLLQHDGKKWNIIRTFPLKFFQNN from the coding sequence ATGGAAAATTTGTATTTTCTGGCAATTACGCCGCCGGAAGAAATCAGCAAAGAGATTATCGAAATACAAGAAGATATTGCGGCTCGTTTTGATAGCAGGGCTTCGCTTAAAGTGATGCCGCATATCACTTTAAAAGCTCCGTTCAAATTTCCCATGGCGGCGCATATTATTGTTTTGGAATGGTTTGAAAATCTCCAAATTAATCAATCCGCATTCAATTTGGAATTGAAAGATTACGGAGCTTTTCACAATAAAAACAAACCTGTAATTTTTATAAAACCCGAGAAAAATGCTTCGCTAGCGACATTGCAAAAACAGATTTTATCTGAATTTGAAAATGCATTTCCCGGGGTGGCGATAATGGATCTCGAATTAGATTTTCACCCGCACTTAACGATTGCATACCGGGATTTGAAAGTAAATTTATTTCAGGAAGCGTGGCGGGAGTTTCAGGCCAGGGAATTTCTCAAAATATTCGAAGTCAATGATTTTCACTTGTTACAACATGACGGTAAGAAGTGGAACATCATCCGTACTTTTCCATTAAAATTTTTTCAAAATAATTAG
- a CDS encoding CehA/McbA family metallohydrolase, with the protein MKKKLLLLFIYLLTPFLLSAQHEHHQTSSGINQTVEPQPLLAQALRLSEALNFSGNALSAPDLKRLKALNNNSTGPESVRAIQEILDPYCLNIIGINPEGRVKVDRGLAKAVLIQGGWTSFLVKINNDAGITAKLEAESPNAAKPYHSPSFEPNVKKENVVTPGQVANRFAEIQMYTNRPLQPNLSGLKLEYAVVQIYSKDAGSREIEIGYSIGHGSQDIGYRNTTPILFKVKPSVKVKFHVRDDDGSPVMASFLITDSQEHAGGKFTGIYPLPSRRVASTDKYPDFFFQPQIYRSDGEDVQLPPGKYSITFTRGPEYIKETRQVIIPENVKELDLSFQLKRWIKMSKLGWFSADHHIHAAGCSHYDSPTEGVDPKDMWRQVLGEDLNMAANLAWGPSWYHQKTFFTGKDEPYSNKKNIMRNDVEVSGFPSSHAGHIVLLRIKEDDYPGTTLIEQWPSWTAPVLSWAKNQGGVVGYAHSGWGLEPQEMVTKLPNYVIPKMDGIGANEYVVTVTNNLVDFYSLGDTPAPWELNMYYHTLNCGFKIRLSGETDFPCITDARVGQARSYFKTDGVLSYDQYAEALKKGKSYVSDGKSHIMDFAVNGQQAGSNESELSFSGKQTVKITAKVAAYVPLEQDETGKKTAATPIYKMPYWDIERARIGQSRKVKVELIVNGEAVDAKEIPANGDINDVEFSLPIQKSSWVATRIYPSSHSNPVFIYIDKKPVLEKKSAEWCLAALKQCWKMKEPNIRKEEKKDAEAAYDAAAKVYQDMINEK; encoded by the coding sequence ATGAAGAAAAAACTCCTTTTGCTGTTCATTTATCTTCTGACACCATTTTTGCTTTCCGCCCAGCATGAACATCATCAAACTTCATCCGGCATAAATCAAACTGTTGAACCGCAACCTTTGCTTGCTCAGGCTCTTCGGCTAAGTGAGGCACTCAATTTTTCAGGAAATGCATTGTCTGCTCCGGACCTTAAACGTTTGAAAGCTTTAAATAACAATTCTACCGGCCCGGAATCTGTCAGAGCGATTCAGGAAATTCTGGATCCGTATTGTCTGAATATCATCGGTATCAATCCGGAAGGCCGCGTTAAGGTTGACCGCGGATTAGCAAAAGCAGTGTTAATACAAGGCGGCTGGACAAGCTTTTTAGTCAAAATAAATAATGACGCCGGCATAACTGCCAAACTGGAAGCCGAGAGCCCGAACGCAGCTAAACCTTACCATTCACCATCTTTTGAACCAAATGTTAAAAAGGAAAATGTGGTGACTCCAGGCCAGGTTGCAAATCGTTTTGCTGAAATTCAGATGTATACCAATCGTCCTTTACAACCAAATCTGAGTGGTTTAAAACTGGAATATGCGGTTGTTCAGATTTATTCGAAAGATGCAGGTTCGCGGGAAATTGAAATAGGATATAGTATCGGGCACGGTTCACAAGATATTGGTTATAGAAATACTACACCCATTTTGTTTAAGGTTAAACCTTCGGTCAAAGTGAAATTTCATGTCAGGGATGATGACGGATCACCTGTAATGGCCTCGTTTTTAATCACGGATTCGCAGGAGCATGCAGGTGGAAAATTCACCGGAATATATCCGCTCCCATCCAGACGTGTAGCTTCCACAGACAAATATCCTGATTTTTTCTTTCAGCCTCAGATATACCGAAGCGATGGAGAAGACGTGCAGCTGCCGCCGGGAAAATATTCGATAACTTTTACCAGAGGCCCCGAATATATAAAGGAAACCAGACAGGTGATCATTCCCGAAAATGTGAAAGAGTTGGATCTGTCTTTTCAGCTCAAACGATGGATAAAAATGTCGAAACTTGGCTGGTTCAGCGCCGACCATCATATTCATGCCGCCGGATGCAGTCATTATGATAGTCCCACCGAAGGTGTAGATCCAAAAGATATGTGGCGGCAGGTACTTGGTGAAGATCTTAATATGGCCGCCAACCTTGCCTGGGGACCAAGCTGGTATCATCAAAAAACATTTTTTACAGGTAAGGATGAGCCCTATTCCAACAAGAAAAATATTATGCGAAATGATGTGGAGGTTTCAGGTTTTCCATCTTCACATGCCGGTCATATTGTCCTTTTAAGAATTAAGGAAGATGATTATCCGGGAACAACACTGATTGAGCAATGGCCAAGCTGGACCGCCCCGGTACTTTCCTGGGCCAAAAATCAGGGTGGCGTGGTCGGTTACGCGCATTCGGGCTGGGGACTGGAACCTCAGGAAATGGTAACGAAATTGCCAAATTATGTAATCCCAAAAATGGATGGTATCGGAGCTAATGAATACGTTGTTACCGTTACGAATAACCTGGTTGATTTTTACAGTTTGGGTGATACGCCAGCGCCCTGGGAGCTGAACATGTATTACCACACGCTAAATTGTGGGTTTAAAATAAGACTAAGCGGCGAAACAGATTTTCCATGTATCACGGATGCACGTGTTGGTCAGGCAAGAAGTTATTTCAAAACTGACGGTGTGCTTAGTTACGATCAATATGCAGAAGCGCTGAAAAAAGGGAAAAGTTACGTTTCCGACGGAAAATCACACATTATGGATTTTGCCGTTAATGGGCAGCAAGCGGGTAGTAATGAAAGTGAATTGTCATTTTCCGGAAAACAAACCGTAAAAATTACAGCCAAAGTCGCTGCTTATGTTCCTTTGGAACAGGATGAAACGGGAAAGAAAACCGCCGCTACACCGATATACAAAATGCCTTACTGGGATATTGAAAGGGCTCGAATCGGACAGTCAAGAAAAGTGAAGGTGGAATTGATTGTGAATGGGGAAGCCGTGGATGCCAAGGAAATTCCTGCGAATGGCGATATTAATGATGTTGAGTTTTCATTACCTATACAAAAGTCCAGCTGGGTAGCTACGCGTATTTATCCAAGTTCACATTCAAATCCGGTTTTCATTTATATTGACAAAAAGCCGGTTTTAGAAAAGAAAAGTGCAGAATGGTGTTTAGCTGCTTTAAAGCAATGCTGGAAAATGAAGGAACCGAATATTCGTAAGGAAGAAAAAAAAGATGCGGAAGCAGCCTATGATGCCGCCGCAAAAGTTTATCAAGATATGATTAATGAAAAATAA